A genome region from Leguminivora glycinivorella isolate SPB_JAAS2020 chromosome 13, LegGlyc_1.1, whole genome shotgun sequence includes the following:
- the LOC125232315 gene encoding uncharacterized protein LOC125232315, translated as MVDVMSTEVGSSEAQNTAPNTRKVPQGRRGPKAGTKRVHSNDEEVEPGNEPPKINSARRGRKAGGAGTAAPRLKLKMSGRGGRKAAGTYAGLAAARDKLRNSVEDEEDENPEEDGNCESEGRVSPRTDGDPIEAARRAAQTVLEQTERSSNINGGARNAINDACRVIKVAMEQLQSQRGSEEIRALRADNKRMREELALLKSETKALRKAFSERKTVASESLEEDPAVGPNEPINTRSEVETLFASFKEQMEKELFISIGGMVNAKLEGIRSRLPPEPILRPTLAADKKTGRGPNNAPAPSTLTSSQPRVNRGQPGGNPNEQTGATLNMPPARPGPAPGPRIKETAAKPKPVNTAPTVTPPAHEEWTQVVKRRAKKKKKKATSPSTQTTQAAKSSGSVAKKLVIPKTAAVVVALKPEAKESYASVMLKATQAFRLEEVGLEHVNVRKTADGARILEVAGADSGRTADALKERLEAAIGDAARVYRPVKLARLRISGLDESATPEAVARAIAVKGGCSYADIRVGVIHFGYNGSGSVLAQCPIEAANVAASARRVTIGWSAARVEALEPEALRCYKCLGDGHTRATCPSPIDRGNLCFRCSKPGHRGADCQAEAFCAVCHKAKLPAGHRMGGFFCNPPKVRGVEAHSVSSGAPETATPTVIISPTPTEQVIDGQQMDH; from the coding sequence ATGGTCGACGTCATGTCTACCGAGGTCGGCAGTTCGGAGGCCCAAAACACGGCACCAAATACGCGAAAGGTGCCCCAAGGACGCAGAGGACCTAAGGCGGGGACCAAAAGGGTTCATTCTAACGACGAGGAAGTGGAACCCGGAAACGAGCCGCCAAAAATTAATTCGGCTCGGAGGGGGAGAAAGGCTGGAGGTGCTGGTACAGCAGCTCCTCGGCTAAAGCTGAAGATGTCGGGCCGTGGGGGAAGAAAGGCTGCAGGGACCTACGCTGGTTTGGCAGCGGCTCGTGATAAGCTGCGAAACAGCGTGGAAGACGAGGAAGACGAAAACCCCGAGGAAGATGGGAACTGTGAAAGTGAGGGTCGAGTGTCGCCGAGGACAGATGGTGACCCCATTGAAGCGGCACGCCGGGCTGCTCAAACGGTATTGGAGCAAACGGAAAGGTCTTCCAATATCAACGGAGGCGCAAGGAACGCAATAAACGACGCCTGTAGAGTAATTAAGGTTGCCATGGAGCAGCTACAGTCACAACGAGGGAGTGAGGAGATCCGCGCCCTTAGAGCGGACAATAAAAGGATGCGGGAGGAACTCGCTCTCTTGAAGTCGGAGACAAAGGCGCTCCGCAAGGCCTTCTCGGAGCGAAAAACAGTGGCTTCTGAGAGTCTTGAGGAAGATCCGGCAGTGGGCCCTAATGAGCCAATTAATACAAGATCCGAGGTCGAGACGCTCTTTGCTTCCTTCAAGGAGCAGATGGAGAAGGAGTTATTTATTTCCATTGGGGGAATGGTGAACGCCAAGTTAGAAGGGATCCGTAGTCGTCTCCCCCCAGAACCCATCCTCCGCCCAACGTTAGCGGCGGATAAAAAAACCGGAAGGGGCCCAAATAACGCGCCGGCCCCGTCGACGTTAACCAGCTCGCAACCAAGAGTGAACAGAGGGCAACCGGGAGGCAACCCCAACGAACAAACGGGGGCGACACTCAATATGCCCCCTGCGAGACCTGGACCTGCCCCTGGTCCGAGGATTAAGGAGACGGCAGCTAAACCGAAGCCGGTGAACACAGCTCCCACAGTAACACCCCCCGCACATGAGGAATGGACGCAGGTGGTGAAGCGGAGGgcaaagaaaaagaagaagaaggctACCTCTCCCTCCACGCAGACAACACAAGCGGCTAAGTCATCGGGCTCGGTAGCCAAAAAGTTGGTGATACCAAAAACTGCGGCGGTGGTGGTGGCTCTCAAGCCGGAGGCTAAGGAGTCCTACGCCTCGGTAATGCTGAAGGCCACCCAAGCTTTCCGGCTCGAAGAAGTTGGTCTTGAGCACGTAAATGTGCGAAAGACGGCAGATGGGGCCCGTATACTAGAGGTGGCGGGGGCGGATAGTGGCCGTACCGCCGACGCCCTGAAGGAGCGCCTTGAGGCAGCCATAGGTGACGCTGCCCGCGTTTACAGGCCGGTAAAATTGGCGCGCCTCCGGATCTCCGGTCTTGATGAATCGGCAACCCCAGAGGCTGTGGCAAGGGCGATTGCGGTCAAAGGGGGGTGCTCTTATGCGGATATTAGGGTAGGGGTCATCCATTTTGGTTACAATGGCTCTGGCTCGGTCCTTGCACAGTGCCCCATAGAAGCGGCGAACGTTGCTGCGTCGGCAAGAAGGGTGACAATCGGGTGGTCGGCAGCTCGAGTTGAAGCCCTTGAGCCGGAGGCACTCAGGTGTTACAAATGCCTAGGTGACGGCCACactagggctacatgcccctcTCCGATAGATAGAGGAAACCTATGCTTCCGCTGCAGCAAGCCGGGACACCGAGGGGCGGACTGTCAGGCGGAAGCATTCTGCGCTGTCTGCCATAAGGCAAAACTGCCAGCGGGGCACAGAATGGGTGGTTTCTTTTGCAACCCTCCTAAGGTGAGGGGGGTAGAAGCCCACAGTGTAAGCAGTGGGGCTCCGGAAACGGCCACGCCAACAGTGATCATAAGCCCCACCCCGACGGAACAGGTTATTGACGGGCAGCAAATGGACCACTAA